AAACAAAGAAGAGCCTATGAAAGTACGAGCTCGTGAATTGGCTATTGCCCAAAAGCTGGAAATGAAAATTTCGGATATCGAATTTCAAGGAGACGGATCAAAAGCTACTTTCTACTATACTGCCAATGACAGAGTCGATTTTAGACTTTTAATCAAAGACTTTGCTAAGGAATTCAGTACTAGAGTAGAGATGAAACAAGTAGGTTTCCGTCAGGAAGCTGCTCGTTTAGGCGGAATCGGTTCTTGCGGTAGAGAATTATGTTGTTCGACTTGGTTAACTGATTTCAGAAGCGTAAATACATCTGCTGCACGTTACCAGCAATTATCTCTAAACCCACAAAAACTTGCTGGTCAATGTGGAAAATTGAAATGCTGCCTGAATTACGAACTAGATACTTACATGGATGCCTTAAAGGATTTTCCAGAGTTTGAAACCAAATTAGTTACCGAAAAAGGAGATGCCGTTTGTCAAAAACAAGATATCTTCAAAGGACTTATGTGGTTTGCCTACGTTGGCAATTATGCTAACTGGCATATCTTGAAAATTGATCAGGTTAAAGAAATTATTGCAGAGAACAAACTCAAAAACAAAGTTTCATCATTAGAGGATTATGCTATTGAAGTTGTTGTCGAACCAGAACAAAATTTCAATAATGCGATGGGTCAGGAAAGTTTAACGCGTTTTGATCAGCCAAAAAGGAAGAAAAAACCAAACAACAAAAAACCGAGACCTGCAGGAGAAAAAGCTATTGTTCCTAACAATGCAAACAAGCAGCCTGCTATACAAAAAAGCGCAGCGCCAAATGCCCCGAATGCAAATACTGCCGACAAAGAAGTTCCGGTTAAAGAAAACCCGAATCCAAACAGCGCTAACAAGAATCGCAATAAAAACAAGAATCGCAATAAAAATAATAACAATCGCCCTCCTTCCGCAGAGAATAAAACAGAAGAGCCTAGAAAACCAATAATTATTAAAAAAAATGAGAATAAAGAATAGTCTTTTACTGTTTTTTGTAGCAGTACTCCTTTTTTCGTGTGATAAAAAAAGAGTTTTTGATGAGTATAAATCTGTAGGAAGCGCCTGGAACAAAGATAGTATTGTTACTTTTGACTTACCTGTTTTAGATTCAACAAAGAGATATGATTTGTATGTGAATTTAAGAGATAACAACAATTACAAATACAGCAATCTCTTTCTGATTGTGTCTTTAGAAAGTCCAAATGGTTATACCAAAGTAGACACCTTAGAATACCAAATGGCTGAACCTGACGGAACATTATTAGGTGATGGTTTTACAGATATCAAAGAGAGTAAACTCTACTATAAAGAGAATGTTCGCTTTAGAGGAAATTACAAAGTACATATTAAACAAGCGGTGAGAGAAAATGGAAAAGTACCTGGTGTAGCTTTTTTAGACGGAATTACCGAAGTAGGTTTTAGAATAGAAAAAAAAGATTAGAACGCGATTATGGCTATCAAAAAAAATAACCCTCAGACAAAAAGCATCAATAAAGATGTGAAATATTATTCCAGAAAATTTTGGAAAATTTACTTCTCCGGACTGGGAATTATTGCTTTATTCTTCCTGCTTGCCTCATGGGGTATCTTTGGATCTATGCCTTCATTTGAAGATTTAGAAAATCCAGATTCTAATTTAGCTACTGAAATCATCTCTTCAGACGGAGTTGTTTTAGGTAAATATTTCAAACAAAACCGTTCTCAATTAAAATATTCTGATCTACCAAAAAACCTTGTACAAGCCTTAGTTGCTACCGAAGATGCCCGTTTTTATGAGCATTCTGGTATTGACGGAAGAGGAACACTAAGAGCAATCGCAAGTTTAGGAAGAAGCGGTGGAGCGAGTACCTTGACCCAACAATTGGCTAAACAATTATTTCACGGTGAAGGTTCAAAATTTTTACCTTTCCGTATTGTTCAAAAAATGAAAGAATGGATTATTGCCATTCGATTGGAAAGACAATATACCAAAAACGAAATCATTGCGATGTATTGCAATGTGTATGACTTTGGTAATTATTCAGTAGGAGTTAGTTCTGCAGCGCAAACTTATTTTTCTAAAGCTCCAAAAGATCTGACCATAGATGAATCAGCTATTTTAGTAGGGATGTTCAAAAACTCTGGACTATACAATCCTGTTAAAAATCCTGTTGGTGTAAAAAACAGAAGAAATGTAGTGCTTCATCAAATGGAAAAAGCACACATCATTTCTGAAGATCAAAAAATCCAATTACAGAGCTTGCCTATCACTTTACATTTCAAATTAGAAAGTCACAGAGAAGGGACTGCTACTTACTTTAGAGAATACCTTCGTGAGTATATGAAAAAATGGGTAGAAGAAAATAAAAAGCCCGATGGATCTGACTACGATATTTACAAAGACGGTTTAAAAATCTACACTACAATTGATTCAAGAATGCAGGCTTACGCTGAAGAAGCTGTTTCTGCACACATGGCCAATATGCAGGAAGAATTTTTCATACAATCCAAAGGCAATAAAAATGCTCCTTTTGTAAACATTTCTGAAGCAGAGACCGAACGCATTATTAATCAGGCGATGAAATCATCTCACAGATGGGATGTTTTGAAAGAGCAAGACAAAAGCGATGATGAGATTATCAAAACCTTTAGTGAGAAAACAAAAATGACTGTTTTCACTTGGAAAGGTGAAAGAGATACTATTATGACTCCGTTGGATTCCATCCGTTATTACAAACACTTTTTACAAGCTGGTGTAATGTCAATGGAACCACAAACGGGTAATATCAAAGTTTGGGTTGGAGGTATCAACTACAAATATTTCCAATATGATCACGTAGGTCAAGGAGCCAGACAAGTAGGTTCAACATTCAAACCATTTGTGTATGCAACTGCTATAGAACAATTAAACATGTCTCCTTGCGATTCGATTCTTGATGGACCATTTATTATTCGTAAAGGACGTCATCACGTAACCGAAGATTGGGAACCAAGAAACTCCGATAATAACTACCGCGGAATGGTAACCCTAAAACAAGCATTGGCATACTCTATAAATACCGTTTCAGCGAAATTAATTGACAAAGTTAGCCCAGAGGCCGTAATAGAACTGACTCATAAATTAGGAGTGAAATCCGAAATTGTAACCCAACCTTCGATCGCTTTAGGAGCTGTAGAAATAACTGTTGAAGATATGGTTGCGGCATTCAGCACATTTGCTAATCAAGGTGTTTATACTAAACCACAGTTCTTATCCAAAATTGAGAATAAAAGTGGCGAAGTAATCTATGAACCAATTCCTGAATCTCATGATGTTTTAAATAAAGACATTGCTTTTGCCATCATTAAATTGCTGGAAGGTGTAACCGAAAGTGGTTCTGGAGCTAGATTGAGAACACAAGGCGGAGGAAATGGAGACAAACGCTGGACAGGTTACCCGTATATGTTTAAAAACCCAATTGCAGGTAAAACAGGAACTTCACAAAACCAATCCGATGGTTGGTTTATGGGAATAGTACCTAACCTTGTAACAGGTGTTTGGGTAGGTTGCGAAGACCGTTCGGCACATTTCAAAAGTCTTACTTATGGACAGGGAGCAGCAATGGCCTTACCAATTTGGGGATATTTTATGGACAAATGCTATAAAGACGAAAACTTAAAAATATCCAAAGAATCTTTTGAAAGACCTGCCAATCTTTCTATCAAAGTAGATTGTTACACCCCGAGACCTGCAGTAGTTAAAGA
The Flavobacterium sp. 5 DNA segment above includes these coding regions:
- a CDS encoding penicillin-binding protein 1A; translation: MAIKKNNPQTKSINKDVKYYSRKFWKIYFSGLGIIALFFLLASWGIFGSMPSFEDLENPDSNLATEIISSDGVVLGKYFKQNRSQLKYSDLPKNLVQALVATEDARFYEHSGIDGRGTLRAIASLGRSGGASTLTQQLAKQLFHGEGSKFLPFRIVQKMKEWIIAIRLERQYTKNEIIAMYCNVYDFGNYSVGVSSAAQTYFSKAPKDLTIDESAILVGMFKNSGLYNPVKNPVGVKNRRNVVLHQMEKAHIISEDQKIQLQSLPITLHFKLESHREGTATYFREYLREYMKKWVEENKKPDGSDYDIYKDGLKIYTTIDSRMQAYAEEAVSAHMANMQEEFFIQSKGNKNAPFVNISEAETERIINQAMKSSHRWDVLKEQDKSDDEIIKTFSEKTKMTVFTWKGERDTIMTPLDSIRYYKHFLQAGVMSMEPQTGNIKVWVGGINYKYFQYDHVGQGARQVGSTFKPFVYATAIEQLNMSPCDSILDGPFIIRKGRHHVTEDWEPRNSDNNYRGMVTLKQALAYSINTVSAKLIDKVSPEAVIELTHKLGVKSEIVTQPSIALGAVEITVEDMVAAFSTFANQGVYTKPQFLSKIENKSGEVIYEPIPESHDVLNKDIAFAIIKLLEGVTESGSGARLRTQGGGNGDKRWTGYPYMFKNPIAGKTGTSQNQSDGWFMGIVPNLVTGVWVGCEDRSAHFKSLTYGQGAAMALPIWGYFMDKCYKDENLKISKESFERPANLSIKVDCYTPRPAVVKDSTATPEQDTEEFSL
- a CDS encoding gliding motility lipoprotein GldH; this encodes MRIKNSLLLFFVAVLLFSCDKKRVFDEYKSVGSAWNKDSIVTFDLPVLDSTKRYDLYVNLRDNNNYKYSNLFLIVSLESPNGYTKVDTLEYQMAEPDGTLLGDGFTDIKESKLYYKENVRFRGNYKVHIKQAVRENGKVPGVAFLDGITEVGFRIEKKD
- a CDS encoding regulatory iron-sulfur-containing complex subunit RicT, with amino-acid sequence MACTSCSTSDGGAPKGCKNNGTCGTDSCNKLTVFDWLSNMNLPNGEAPFDCVEVRFKNGRKEFYRNTENLTLSIGDIVATVASPGHDIGIVTLTGELVKIQMKKKGVNHTSNEVPKIYRKASQKDIDIWTTARNKEEPMKVRARELAIAQKLEMKISDIEFQGDGSKATFYYTANDRVDFRLLIKDFAKEFSTRVEMKQVGFRQEAARLGGIGSCGRELCCSTWLTDFRSVNTSAARYQQLSLNPQKLAGQCGKLKCCLNYELDTYMDALKDFPEFETKLVTEKGDAVCQKQDIFKGLMWFAYVGNYANWHILKIDQVKEIIAENKLKNKVSSLEDYAIEVVVEPEQNFNNAMGQESLTRFDQPKRKKKPNNKKPRPAGEKAIVPNNANKQPAIQKSAAPNAPNANTADKEVPVKENPNPNSANKNRNKNKNRNKNNNNRPPSAENKTEEPRKPIIIKKNENKE